The DNA region TTAATGGTGTTGTCATGACTCATATGATGCGGAAGACCTAATCCAAGGGCACTAAGACTGCTAAACCCAGATGAGAGAAACTCACTCTCTAGACCACTTGATGAAGAAGTCTTTGAAGAATCACTGAAACGGCTTGGAATCATTGGAAGATTATTACAGCTACTCACATGGTCTGATAAACCATAGAACAAAGGATGATGATTCATGGAAGAGAAATGGGAGATCTGATGATGGTTATTAGGGGATGAAGAAGTCGTCGTCGAGACAGTGGAGGCTGCAGTGGTTGCGGTTGATGTTGATGGCCGTTTCATTCGTTTGCTCTTCCGGTAGCTACCGCCTACGGGAACGTTCCTGAGAGTCCCACCTCGCGTCCAGTATCTCTTGCAAGCCTTGCAAAAGTGACGCGGCTGAGAGAGGCTGTAGTTATTGTAGTAACAGAACTTTGTGTTCGACGAATCGCAACGAGGGCATTTAAGTTGCGGTTGCGGCTGCtgcggttgttgttgttgttgttgttgctgctgctgctgatgatgatgatgagatgaaGCCACGATCATGTTCTTGCTCTGCATACTCGCctgagaagagaggaagaaaaagaaagagagaagagatgttTAGATCGTGTGGTTTAACTAAAGGCAAGAGAACAACGAGAGGACAAGAGGATATTATTCGGATCCAAAagctaagaaacaaaaaatttaatggGTCATATTATTTAAAGAGATAAAATTATAAAGGtaataagagaaaaaagagagagagaccagtGGATTGGTGTTGAGAGAGCTGATGAtaggcatcttcttcttctggtcaCAATTGCCAAACATATCTTTCTTGATTaagctcttttgatttttgttttttttttgttttttggtttttcttcgcTTCTATAAAAGAGAATCCTTTTGAAACCAGCAGTGTACAGACAAAGAGCTGTTGGCTACTGAAGCTATTATTACTGTTTTAACTTTCAAAGATTGAAGAAGCACAAAGATTCTTGACAGATGGTTTCTTAAgctccttatttttttattttttttttgtaatattgttATTCGTGCCACtattgattttatataatatgtgtgAGTTGCACTAGGGTTTTCTCGAGTTGTACTTAATAATATTGCtactaatttttaaataagattTGCTACAGAGATGTTCAAGATGGCCTTTGTTCTATAAATTGCtactaatttttaaataagattTGCTCATTTTACTGTAATTACATTAACAAATTGAGTTTTCTgtactaaaataaaaacatcttTTTCCTTGACCGACTTTTAGTAAAAtcgttttcattattttctactttaaaacataagataaagtATCAGCGATTTatcagtttttaaaataaaattaaccgTGAAAGTTTAATTTAAACCTTTGATCCACAAATGATTTGTATTAGTTTAGACATTAAGATATTGTTTTGCCATccaattattttcataagtatCTGATGATCTGTATTTGAATCTAATTTATTAGaataaagtaacaaaatatgtaactttAACCGTGTAATAAAATACACAATCgattgaaaaataaattgttgaACCTTttgttaataacttaatatagAAGTAATATCCCTTAATTTTACCCGCAATTATAATGTTGTCTTTACGTATCTTATGGTCTCCACTGTATATCTCCAACTTGTCATGGCCTGTTTGCCGGAGTGCATTGCCGTTAAACTTCAGAAATTGTATAGGAacaaatatactatatatgacTCTCCATTagtaaaacaacacaaaaaatttagaaaccTTCATAGATTGGTGAAGATTTATACccactcatcatcttctctttatACGAGCTTGTATCTTTGTTTCATATTCTTTTATCTATAATCCgaaattaaaaccctaaaccactATCATTNNNNNNNNNNNNNNNNNNNNNNNNNNNNNNNNNNNNNNNNNNNNNNNNNNNNNNNNNNNNNNNNNNNNNNNNNNNNNNNNNNNNNNNNNNNNNNNNNNNNNNNNNNNNNNNNNNNNNNNNNNNNNNNNNNNNNNNNNNNNNNNNNNNNNNNNNNNNNNNNNNNNNNNNNNNNNNNNNNNNNNNNNNNNNNNNNNNNNNNNNNNNNNNNNNNNNNNNNNNNNNNNNNNNNNNNNNNNNNNNNNNNNNNNNNNNNNNNNNNNNNNNNNNNNNNNNNNN from Camelina sativa cultivar DH55 chromosome 3, Cs, whole genome shotgun sequence includes:
- the LOC104776890 gene encoding dof zinc finger protein DOF1.4 gives rise to the protein MFGNCDQKKKMPIISSLNTNPLASMQSKNMIVASSHHHHQQQQQQQQQQQPQQPQPQLKCPRCDSSNTKFCYYNNYSLSQPRHFCKACKRYWTRGGTLRNVPVGGSYRKSKRMKRPSTSTATTAASTVSTTTSSSPNNHHQISHFSSMNHHPLFYGLSDHVSSCNNLPMIPSRFSDSSKTSSSSGLESEFLSSGFSSLSALGLGLPHHMSHDNTINGSFINNSTTNKPFLLSGLFGSSMSSSSSTLLQHPHKPMNNGSDMLGQSHLQTLASLEDLHVGGNNDDMNKGGKLDQISGNINGFMSSSSLDPSNYNNMWNNASVVNGAWLDPTNNNVGSSLTSLI